The following proteins are encoded in a genomic region of Ornithodoros turicata isolate Travis chromosome 6, ASM3712646v1, whole genome shotgun sequence:
- the LOC135396820 gene encoding protein-cysteine N-palmitoyltransferase HHAT-like isoform X2 — MILREPKSGTIGVFILKAWHWIIWITATTYALWRFTTHRLTQSLPELDPFSFSQGMFGIHRHRDITDHEWNVTMEAYHRFYPVLFLQPLLTQLLFRYNKQLVPYFYAAYSTVFLLWNYGWPTTLLFYTVHASMFLATFSRREYVCFILLVVIILQSQADLLPSWFKYLDAWSKAGLAFGLVMMFYLKYRVLYGIPVTIASMEDIRLPTYPKCVGRIHLCSYVWRHFDRGLHLWLVRYVYVPLIGGHRTAGRRALAAAACFSLVWLWHDLNWALFVWCSLNFFGLMLESSVSVLRTKPFLKNLVHWSAWHEVWAVFAAPHYLLSLTSSMFFLASPEVALLLLDTLIMRFPLPVMPLLLVLYCGCHVSMDVMTWESATTEK; from the exons CGGCACTATTGGAGTGTTCATCCTGAAAGCCTGGCACTGGATAATATGGATTACGGCAACCACGTATGCCTTGTGGAGATTCACAACACACCgtttga CTCAAAGCTTGCCAGAGCTGGACCCTTTCTCATTTTCTCAAGGAATGTTCGGAATTCACCGACACAGG GACATTACTGATCATGAATGGAATGTTACCATGGAGGCATATCACAGATTCTACCCCGTGCTGTTCTTACAGCCATTGTTAACACAGCTCCTCTTTCGCTACAACAAACAG CTGGTGCCTTATTTCTACGCTGCATACTCCACCGTCTTCCTGCTGTGGAACTACGGTTGGCCCACAACACTACTATTCTACACGGTGCATGCCAGCATGTTCCTAGCCACATTCTCTCGCAGAGAATATGTTTGTTTCATACTTCTTGTAGTAATCATTCTGCAATCTCAGGCCGACTTACTTCCGTCATGGTTCAAA TACCTTGATGCTTGGAGCAAGGCTGGCCTTGCCTTTGGCCTCGTCATGATGTTTTACCTGAAGTACCGCGTCCTCTACGGCATCCCTGTAACGATAGCCTCTATGGAGGACATACGGCTACCTACTTACCCCAAATGTGTGGGTCGAATACATCTCTGCTCCTATGTGTGGAG GCACTTTGATCGTGGCTTGCACCTGTGGTTAGTCAG ATATGTGTATGTTCCCCTTATTGGTGGACATCGAACAGCAGGACGACGTGCCCTCGCAGCAGCAGCATGTTTCTCCCTAGTGTGGCTGTGGCACGACTTGAACTGGGCCTTATTTGTCTGGTGTAGCCTCAACTTCTTTGGCCTGATGCTAGAGTCTTCGGTATCTGTGCTTCGTACCAAACCTTTTTTGAAAAACCTA GTTCATTGGTCAGCATGGCATGAAGTATGGGCAGTCTTTGCAGCTCCTCactacctcctctccctcacaTCGAGCATGTTTTTCTTGGCAAGCCCAGAAGTAGCATTATTGCTGCTCGATACCCTGATTATGA GATTCCCATTGCCTGTGATGCCACTGCTTTTGGTGCTGTATTGCGGATGCCACGTCTCCATGGATGTCATGACCTGGGAAAGTGCCACAACGGAGAAGTAA
- the LOC135396820 gene encoding protein-cysteine N-palmitoyltransferase HHAT-like isoform X1 yields the protein MILREPKSGTIGVFILKAWHWIIWITATTYALWRFTTHRLTQSLPELDPFSFSQGMFGIHRHRDITDHEWNVTMEAYHRFYPVLFLQPLLTQLLFRYNKQLVPYFYAAYSTVFLLWNYGWPTTLLFYTVHASMFLATFSRREYVCFILLVVIILQSQADLLPSWFKDQYRQHGAMVETMTESGLSWVGTRSLSFAVDFIRESHNEEDTPDYWKTLGYVLYLPSIMTGPLINYSDFQKQMLEGRPTWTWRRLLGHVVDILKCLIFHVAYTLTTHWFYSSAMSVYPNVVQYLDAWSKAGLAFGLVMMFYLKYRVLYGIPVTIASMEDIRLPTYPKCVGRIHLCSYVWRHFDRGLHLWLVRYVYVPLIGGHRTAGRRALAAAACFSLVWLWHDLNWALFVWCSLNFFGLMLESSVSVLRTKPFLKNLVHWSAWHEVWAVFAAPHYLLSLTSSMFFLASPEVALLLLDTLIMRFPLPVMPLLLVLYCGCHVSMDVMTWESATTEK from the exons CGGCACTATTGGAGTGTTCATCCTGAAAGCCTGGCACTGGATAATATGGATTACGGCAACCACGTATGCCTTGTGGAGATTCACAACACACCgtttga CTCAAAGCTTGCCAGAGCTGGACCCTTTCTCATTTTCTCAAGGAATGTTCGGAATTCACCGACACAGG GACATTACTGATCATGAATGGAATGTTACCATGGAGGCATATCACAGATTCTACCCCGTGCTGTTCTTACAGCCATTGTTAACACAGCTCCTCTTTCGCTACAACAAACAG CTGGTGCCTTATTTCTACGCTGCATACTCCACCGTCTTCCTGCTGTGGAACTACGGTTGGCCCACAACACTACTATTCTACACGGTGCATGCCAGCATGTTCCTAGCCACATTCTCTCGCAGAGAATATGTTTGTTTCATACTTCTTGTAGTAATCATTCTGCAATCTCAGGCCGACTTACTTCCGTCATGGTTCAAA GATCAGTACAGGCAGCACGGTGCAATGGTAGAAACAATGACAGAAAGCGGGTTAAGCTGGGTTGGTACTCGGTCGTTGAGCTTTGCAGTAGACTTCATCCGCGAGTCTCACAATGAAGAGGACACTCCAGATTACTGGAAGACCCTGGGTTACGTCTTGTACCTCCCCAGTATTATGACAGGCCCACTCATCAATTATTCTGATTTCCAGAAACAG ATGCTAGAAGGGAGACCCACGTGGACATGGCGTCGGCTGCTGGGGCATGTGGTGGATATCCTTAAATGCCTCATCTTCCATGTAGCTTACACATTAACCACGCATTGGTTCTATAG CTCAGCGATGTCTGTGTACCCCAATGTGGTGCAGTACCTTGATGCTTGGAGCAAGGCTGGCCTTGCCTTTGGCCTCGTCATGATGTTTTACCTGAAGTACCGCGTCCTCTACGGCATCCCTGTAACGATAGCCTCTATGGAGGACATACGGCTACCTACTTACCCCAAATGTGTGGGTCGAATACATCTCTGCTCCTATGTGTGGAG GCACTTTGATCGTGGCTTGCACCTGTGGTTAGTCAG ATATGTGTATGTTCCCCTTATTGGTGGACATCGAACAGCAGGACGACGTGCCCTCGCAGCAGCAGCATGTTTCTCCCTAGTGTGGCTGTGGCACGACTTGAACTGGGCCTTATTTGTCTGGTGTAGCCTCAACTTCTTTGGCCTGATGCTAGAGTCTTCGGTATCTGTGCTTCGTACCAAACCTTTTTTGAAAAACCTA GTTCATTGGTCAGCATGGCATGAAGTATGGGCAGTCTTTGCAGCTCCTCactacctcctctccctcacaTCGAGCATGTTTTTCTTGGCAAGCCCAGAAGTAGCATTATTGCTGCTCGATACCCTGATTATGA GATTCCCATTGCCTGTGATGCCACTGCTTTTGGTGCTGTATTGCGGATGCCACGTCTCCATGGATGTCATGACCTGGGAAAGTGCCACAACGGAGAAGTAA